The genomic stretch GTTTTTACAAGCCCTTCAATACGCCCTCGCCCAAAGTCGGGAAATTGTCCTCGCCGGCCCAATCCAGCATGCCGAACTATCTAAAATGAAGGAACTAATCTTCACAGAATACCGACCCTATACCACCCTTCTTTATCAAGAGGGAACCCTCAGCGAACTCATTCCTTGGCTCAAGGATTACCCTGAGGATTCCAAACAATCAACCGCTTATATCTGTCAAAACTATTCCTGTCTCAGACCGGTGCACACAGCAGCTGAACTACCCTCACTTCTTTTATGAGCGTATAGCTTCGAAAGCAACGAAGAATACATCTCCACATATAATTCTCAAATAAAAAAGCAAAGCTAACTTGGCTTTGCTTTTCATTATTCTTTACTTATTCTCAACGCTGACAATAATCAAGGATGGATGTTCTGCTAAGTCATAATCGATAGGAGCTATTAGCCGAATATCTGCTTCATGGGTCATGCGCACAGAGGGGCGAGTAGGAAGGTAAGGATTTTGCTTAACTACATTACCGCGAAATCCGTTACTAAGTTGAACACCGGAACCCGTGGGATACGGTGCAATGCACTTGGAAAAAGTATTCTTTACAACTTTGGGTTCGAAGAGTTTGTTCGCATTTGCCAAAACGTATTCATAAGCTTCATAAGGCTGAAGAGCATCCCGATAGACCCTTTTACTGGTTAAAGCTTCATAAACATCTGCTACGGCTGCCAGTCGTCCGTATTCATGAATTTGCATCCCTTTCAGCCCTCGCGGATAACCACTGCCATCCCAGCGTTCTTGGTGTTGGAGGGCAACATGGGCAGACAATAAACTGATGTCTTTATTTTTTCTAAGAATTTCGAATCCATATTCGGCGTGTTTCTTAATTTCCTCGAACTCTTCGGGAGTAAGAGGTCCCCTTTTGTTGAGAATTTCAGGCGGAACCTTAATCTTTCCCACGTCATGCATGAGAACACCCATACCCAATTCCAGCAGTTTAGTGTTGGACCAGCCCATAGAAATAGCCATGATTAAAGCAATAATTGTGGTATTCAAAGAATGATGAAAAGTATAATCATCATAACCTTGAATATCTATCACATTTCCCAACATATCCTTGCTATAGAGAAGATCACTGATAATATCTTGAACGGCATTTTGAATCTCATCAAGGTTAAGGGCACGAGGTTGGGACTCATTGAT from Desulfitobacterium dichloroeliminans LMG P-21439 encodes the following:
- a CDS encoding HD-GYP domain-containing protein, which gives rise to MRLVNIAYVDDGDVLARPLVSPNGRVLLQAGVKLTRNYIDKLSSLGFDTMFIIDDDFQDVEIYSAVSARTRETAYDSIKNLSRSINESQPRALNLDEIQNAVQDIISDLLYSKDMLGNVIDIQGYDDYTFHHSLNTTIIALIMAISMGWSNTKLLELGMGVLMHDVGKIKVPPEILNKRGPLTPEEFEEIKKHAEYGFEILRKNKDISLLSAHVALQHQERWDGSGYPRGLKGMQIHEYGRLAAVADVYEALTSKRVYRDALQPYEAYEYVLANANKLFEPKVVKNTFSKCIAPYPTGSGVQLSNGFRGNVVKQNPYLPTRPSVRMTHEADIRLIAPIDYDLAEHPSLIIVSVENK